From a single Ciconia boyciana chromosome 6, ASM3463844v1, whole genome shotgun sequence genomic region:
- the FREY1 gene encoding protein Frey 1 encodes MQCWLLLLALLLGAALPRPLHQRVSYSVPEDFSAPLELPQQHFGLVDDYGIKPKQPHFRTQAARERPAGLRRAGKSKRDELDLLEYYYNAHL; translated from the exons ATGCagtgctggctcctgctgcttgccctgctgctgggggctgccctcCCACGGCCCCTGCACCAGAG GGTCAGCTACTCAGTCCCCGAGGACTTCTCTGCTCCCCTGGAGCTTCCACAGCAGCACTTTGGCCTGGTGGATG ATTACGGCATCAAACCCAAGCAGCCTCACTTCAGGACCCAGGCGGCCCGGGAGCGGCCAGCGGGGCTGCGCAGAGCTGGCAAAAGCAAGCGCGATGAGCTTGACTTGCTGGAGTACTACTACAATGCCCACCTGTGA
- the MAPK8IP1 gene encoding C-Jun-amino-terminal kinase-interacting protein 1: MGAEGKLEQEPQNGGARERSRIPARLLPFPGAAPRLAPNFRLTHDISLEEFEDEDLSEITDECGISLHCKESLATRGHVSRQGGGARAAGGGEASRLQAEMLQLDLIDAAGDAPAEEQTAPEPLQKDPPAGTTDVYRPKRPTTLNLFPQVPRSQDTLNNNSLGKKHSWQERVSRSSSPLKTGEQTPPHDHVCLSDEVNHQNSTTSTKDRGTSTESPCRRTAATQMAPACVTSSRPPEKHQATSRPPPHGASVVVVTTRGPEAHRDRIRYQTDVRLEATEEIYLTPVQKNSDPLENDKPFLSQSSENRMSISSDIDTSGYSALAGKTNPSISEEDEVLDYMSSPDKTNLPRVSCGGGSSGSRPGHNLQRASVSSDTSALSYDSVKYTLVVDENVQLELVSLKQCYSGYSDESDSATVYDNCVSSPYESAIGEEYEEDALKRDSVCLSEDSTPEADIHFSKKFLNVFMSGRARSSSAESFGLFSCVINGEEQEQTHRAVFRFVPRHADELELEVDDPLLVEVQAEDYWYEAYNMRTGDRGIFPAYYAIEVTKDPDHVTALAKSSDWVDQFRVKFLGSVQVPYHKGNDVLCAAMQKIATTRRLTVHFNPPSSCVLEISVRGVKIAVKADDSKEHSKVNKCSHFFQLKNISFCGYHPKNNKYFGFITKHPADHRFACHVFVSEESTKPLAESVGRAFQQFYKEYVEYTCPTEDIYLE; this comes from the exons GCTCACCCATGACATCAGCCTCGAGGAGTTTGAGGATGAAGACCTCTCCGAGATCACCGATGAGTGTGGAATCAGCCTGCACTGCAAGGAGAGCCTGGCCACCCGG GGCCATGTGAGCcggcagggcggcggggcccgggcggcgggcggcggggaggccaGCCGGCTGCAGGCGGAGATGCTCCAGCTCGACCTCATCGACGCAGCGGGGGACGCGCCGGCCGAGGAGCAGACGGCGCCCGAGCCGCTGCAGAAAGACCCCCCGGCCGGGACCACGGATGTCTACAGGCCGAAGAGACCCACAACTCTCAACCTCTTCCCGCAGGTGCCTCGCAGCCAG GACACTCTGAATAACAACTCTCTGGGGAAAAAGCACAGTTGGCAGGAGCGGGTGTCCCGGTCGTCGTCCCCTCTGAAAACGG gTGAGCAGACCCCTCCCCATGACCACGTATGCCTGAGTGATGAGGTCAATCACCAAAACAGCACAACCTCCACCAAAGACCGGGGCACGTCCACGGAGAGCCCGTGCCGCCGCACAGCAGCCACCCAGATGGCACCTGCCTGTGTCACCTCGTCCCGGCCACCTGAGAAGCACCAGGCCACCAGCCGGCCCCCACCGCATGGCGCCAGCGTGGTGGTGGTGACGACGAGGGGCCCCGAGGCCCACCGGGACCGCATCCGCTACCAGACGGACGTGAGGCTGGAGGCCACAGAGGAGATCTACCTGACGCCCGTGCAGAAGAACTCGGACCCCCTGGAGAATGACAAGCCATTCCTGTCTCAGTCCAGTGAGAACCGCATGTCCATCAGCTCCGACATCGACACCTCTGGCTATTCAGCCCTGGCAGGGAAAACCAACCCTTCCATCAGTGAGGAGGACGAGGTGCTGGACTACATGTCCTCCCCCGACAAGACGAACCTGCCCAGGGTCTCCTGTGGTGGCGGGAGCAGTGGCTCCCGGCCAGGGCACAACCTTCAGAGAGCCTCGGTGAGTTCGGACACCAGCGCCCTCTCCTACGACTCGGTCAAGTACACACTGGTGGTGGACGAGAAcgtgcagctggagctggtcAGCCTCAAGCAGTGCTACTCGGGCTACAGTGACGAGAGCGACTCAGCCACCGTCTACGACAACTGCGTGTCCTCGCCCTACGAGTCAGCCATCGGCGAGGAGTATGAGGAGGATGCGCTGAAACGTGACTCGGTCTGCCTCTCCGAGGACTCCACCCCCGAGGCGGACATCCACTTCTCCAAGAAATTCCTCAACGTCTTCATGAGCGGCCGGGCACGCTCCTCCA GTGCCGAGTCCTTCGGGTTGTTCTCCTGCGTGATCAACggggaagagcaggagcagacCCACCGCGCCGTCTTTAG GTTTGTGCCTCGCCACGCGGatgagctggagctggaggtggACGATCCTTTGCTGGTGGAGGTGCAGGCAGAAGATTATTGGTACGAGGCCTACAACATGCGGACGGGTGACCGGGGCATTTTTCCTGCCTACTATGCTATCGAAGTCACCAAGGACCCAGACCATGTCACAG ctctggCCAAGAGCAGCGACTGGGTGGACCAGTTTCGGGTGAAGTTCCTTGGCTCGGTGCAGGTTCCCTATCACAAGGGCAACGATGTGCTGTGCGCGGCCATGCAGAAG ATTGCCACCACGCGCCGCCTCACTGTGCACTTTAACCCACCCTCCAGCTGCGTCCTGGAGATCAGCGTGCGTGGGGTCAAGATTGCTGTGAAAGCCGATGACTCCAAGGAGCACAGCAAG gTAAACAAGTGTAgccattttttccagctgaagaacatttccttttgtGGGTACCATCCAAAGAACAACAA ATATTTTGGGTTCATCACCAAGCACCCTGCTGACCACAGATTTGCCTGTCATGTCTTTGTCTCGGAGGAGTCCACAAAGCCACTGGCAGAGTCCGTAGG GAGGGCTTTTCAGCAATTCTACAAGGAGTATGTGGAGTACACGTGCCCCACGGAGGACATCTACCTGGAGTAG